The Coffea arabica cultivar ET-39 chromosome 1e, Coffea Arabica ET-39 HiFi, whole genome shotgun sequence genome has a window encoding:
- the LOC113707737 gene encoding uncharacterized protein isoform X2, whose product MGTSHRSGASKKSSDGARLVITTIMGIVFGYFIGVSFPFVSLAKINFFEGAMNRDHHSLDTRSFPETVGSGSTPLAPKIYVPTNPRGAESLPPGIVVSESDFYLRRLWGEPSEDLKRKPKYLVTFTVGLDQRNNINAAVKKFSEDFQIMLFHYDGRTSEWDQFEWSKHAIHVSVRRQTKWWYAKRFLQPDVIAAYDYIFIWDEDLGVEHFNAEKYIQLVRKHGLEISQPGLEPNNGLTWQMTKRRGDREVHKVTEEKPGWCSDPHLPPCAAFVEIMAPVFSRDAWRCVWHMIQNDLVHGWGLDFALRRCVEPAHEKIGVVDSQWIVHQVIPSLGSQLQLR is encoded by the exons ATGGGAACCTCGCATCGCAG TGGGGCTTCCAAAAAATCAAGTGATGGTGCCAGGCTAGTTATCACAACCATCATGGGGATagtttttggatattttattgGTGTATCATTTCCATTTGTTTCTCTAGCTAAG ATTAATTTTTTTGAGGGAGCAATGAACAGAGATCATCATAGTTTAGACACTCGTAGTTTTCCAGAGACTGTTGGTTCGGGTAGTACTCCCTTAGCACCAAAG ATATATGTTCCTACAAATCCTCGTGGTGCAGAGTCTTTGCCTCCTGGTATTGTGGTATCGGAGTCAGACTTTTATCTCCGGAGATTATGGGGTGAACCTAGTGAG GATTTGAAAAGGAAGCCAAAGTATTTAGTGACATTTACAGTTGGTTTGGATCAGAGAAACAATATCAATGCAGCAGTTAAAAAG TTTTCTGAGGATTTCCAAATCATGCTTTTTCACTACGATGGTCGAACGAGTGAGTGGGATCAGTTTGAATGGTCAAAGCATGCAATTCATGTCAGTGTTAGGAGACAAACAAAATG GTGGTATGCAAAGAGGTTCCTGCAGCCTGATGTGATTGCAGCTTATGATTACATTTTCATTTGGGATGAAGATCTTGGAGTCGAGCACTTCAATGCTGAAAA GTACATTCAACTAGTTAGGAAACATGGCCTGGAGATTTCTCAACCCGGTCTTGAACCCAATAATGGACTTACATGGCAAATGACTAAAAGGAGAGGTGACAGAGAGGTTCACAA GGTGACGGAGGAGAAACCTGGCTGGTGCAGTGATCCCCACTTGCCTCCTTGCGCTGC CTTTGTGGAAATTATGGCTCCTGTTTTCTCGCGCGATGCTTGGCGATGTGTTTGGCATATGATTCAG AATGATTTGGTGCATGGTTGGGGATTGGATTTTGCACTAAGGAGATGTGTGGAG CCTGCACATGAGAAAATTGGTGTGGTTGACTCTCAGTGGATAGTTCATCAAGTTATTCCTTCTCTAGGAAGTCAG CTTCAGCTTCGTTGA
- the LOC113707737 gene encoding uncharacterized protein isoform X1, with product MGTSHRSGASKKSSDGARLVITTIMGIVFGYFIGVSFPFVSLAKINFFEGAMNRDHHSLDTRSFPETVGSGSTPLAPKIYVPTNPRGAESLPPGIVVSESDFYLRRLWGEPSEDLKRKPKYLVTFTVGLDQRNNINAAVKKFSEDFQIMLFHYDGRTSEWDQFEWSKHAIHVSVRRQTKWWYAKRFLQPDVIAAYDYIFIWDEDLGVEHFNAEKYIQLVRKHGLEISQPGLEPNNGLTWQMTKRRGDREVHKVTEEKPGWCSDPHLPPCAAFVEIMAPVFSRDAWRCVWHMIQNDLVHGWGLDFALRRCVEPAHEKIGVVDSQWIVHQVIPSLGSQGQSENGKAPWQGVRERCRSEWAQFQDRLANADKKYIEQLGRTLN from the exons ATGGGAACCTCGCATCGCAG TGGGGCTTCCAAAAAATCAAGTGATGGTGCCAGGCTAGTTATCACAACCATCATGGGGATagtttttggatattttattgGTGTATCATTTCCATTTGTTTCTCTAGCTAAG ATTAATTTTTTTGAGGGAGCAATGAACAGAGATCATCATAGTTTAGACACTCGTAGTTTTCCAGAGACTGTTGGTTCGGGTAGTACTCCCTTAGCACCAAAG ATATATGTTCCTACAAATCCTCGTGGTGCAGAGTCTTTGCCTCCTGGTATTGTGGTATCGGAGTCAGACTTTTATCTCCGGAGATTATGGGGTGAACCTAGTGAG GATTTGAAAAGGAAGCCAAAGTATTTAGTGACATTTACAGTTGGTTTGGATCAGAGAAACAATATCAATGCAGCAGTTAAAAAG TTTTCTGAGGATTTCCAAATCATGCTTTTTCACTACGATGGTCGAACGAGTGAGTGGGATCAGTTTGAATGGTCAAAGCATGCAATTCATGTCAGTGTTAGGAGACAAACAAAATG GTGGTATGCAAAGAGGTTCCTGCAGCCTGATGTGATTGCAGCTTATGATTACATTTTCATTTGGGATGAAGATCTTGGAGTCGAGCACTTCAATGCTGAAAA GTACATTCAACTAGTTAGGAAACATGGCCTGGAGATTTCTCAACCCGGTCTTGAACCCAATAATGGACTTACATGGCAAATGACTAAAAGGAGAGGTGACAGAGAGGTTCACAA GGTGACGGAGGAGAAACCTGGCTGGTGCAGTGATCCCCACTTGCCTCCTTGCGCTGC CTTTGTGGAAATTATGGCTCCTGTTTTCTCGCGCGATGCTTGGCGATGTGTTTGGCATATGATTCAG AATGATTTGGTGCATGGTTGGGGATTGGATTTTGCACTAAGGAGATGTGTGGAG CCTGCACATGAGAAAATTGGTGTGGTTGACTCTCAGTGGATAGTTCATCAAGTTATTCCTTCTCTAGGAAGTCAG GGTCAATCTGAAAATGGAAAAGCTCCTTGGCAAGGG gtaagagagAGGTGCAGAAGTGAGTGGGCGCAGTTTCAAGATCGCCTAGCCAATGCAGATAAGAAATATATTGAACAGCTTGGGAGGACTTTGAATTAG
- the LOC113707758 gene encoding UDP-xylose transporter 1-like, with the protein MGEMTSNQLGVIGALFLSVASSVSIVIVNKALMSNLGFPFATTLTSWHLMVTYCTLHVALRMNFFENKPVDMKTVILFGILNGVSIGFLNLSLGFNSIGFYQMTKLAIIPFTVLLETIFLKKHFSQKIKFSLFVLLIGVGIASITDLQLNFLGTVLSLLAIITTCVGQILTNTIQKRLNVSSTQLLYQSAPFQAAVLFVSGPLVDQCLTKQNVFAHKYSPIVLAFILLSCLIAVSVNFSTFLVIGKTSPVTYQVLGHLKTCLVLAFGYTLLHDPFTSRNIAGILIAIVGMGLYSYFCAHENKKKQGGDFSSMSQNKDKDTTPLLANGKKMAHQDEENPTEK; encoded by the exons ATGGGAGAGATGACGAGCAACCAGTTGGGAGTTATCGGGGCATTGTTCCTATCTGTGGCTTCATCAGTGTCCATTGTCATCGTCAACAAAGCTTTGATGAGCAATCTTGGTTTTCCATTTG CAACAACGTTGACCAGTTGGCACCTGATGGTAACGTACTGCACTCTACATGTGGCTCTGCGCATGAATTTCTTCGAGAACAAGCCAGTCGACATGAAGACGGTCATCCTCTTCGGCATTTTGAATGGAGTTTCGATAGGTTTCCTCAACTTAAGCTTGGGATTTAACTCCATTGGATTCTACCAG ATGACCAAGCTTGCAATAATACCTTTCACGGTTCTATTAGAGaccattttcttgaaaaagcaTTTCAG CCAGAAGATCAAGTTCTCTCTATTCGTCCTACTCATCGGTGTCGGCATTGCCTCCATAACCGACCTTCAGCTTAATTTTCTGGGAACAGTTCTCTCCCTTTTGGCCATCATTACAACTTGTGTTGGTCAAATt CTCACAAACACAATTCAGAAGAGACTAAATGTCTCGTCTACTCAGTTGCTGTACCAATCAGCTCCATTTCAAGCGGCTGTTCTCTTCGTCTCAGGCCCTCTTGTTGATCAGTGCCTTACCAAACAAAATGTGTTTGCCCACAAATATTCCCCTATTGTATTG GCATTCATATTACTTTCTTGCTTGATTGCCGTATCTGTTAACTTCAGTACATTTTTAGTGATTGGGAAGACGTCACCTGTTACATATCAAGTTTTAGGGCATCTTAAAACGTGCCTTGTTCTTGCGTTCGGCTATACACTCCTGCATGATCCTTTCACTTCAAGAAACATTGCTGGAATACTAATAGCCATTGTTGGAATGGGATTGTACTCGTACTTTTGCGCCCATGAGAACAAGAAGAAACAAGGGGGAGACTTCTCATCTATGTCTCAG AATAAAGACAAAGATACCACACCACTTTTGGCTAACGGGAAGAAGATGGCCCATCAGGATGAGGAAAATCCGACTGAAAAATGA
- the LOC113707766 gene encoding protein ENHANCED DISEASE RESISTANCE 2 isoform X1: protein MGGVPENDESRMEGWLYLIRSNRFGLQYSRKRYFVLQDHLLKSFKSIPPAHDEDPLRSAIIDSCIRVADNGRESIQRRVFFIFTLYNTSNHSDQLKLGASSPEEAARWMHSIQEAALKVDQNQVVIDSSEPDAKSLRLDCSSKTHYSNSIDWTLRSSRVIDAMTSDVIAPSPWKIFGCENGLRLFKEAKDRESHAKWDDHPAIMAVGVIDGSSEAIFQTLMSLGPSRSEWDFCLYKGSVIEHLDGHTDIVHKLLYRNWLPWGMKPRDLLLRRYWRREDDGTYVILYHSVFHQRCPPQVGYVRACLKSGGFVISPVNQGKQSVVRHMLAIDWKFWKSYLQTSSARSITIRMLGRLAALRELFRAKLGNNSVSDFSSGELTKESRLHQIGEGLRIEVPTRLETRKSIDDVEGEEVVKTPSEHASLLGLNDAADEFFDVPEPLDYDQSENGWSSDFSSETYSQVDTRTPKLSTAAVFVKKLHDLAVQKRGYVDLQEMAREDSMSCNYGFTLPKDQTCNLLSSWTETDPSTFLIRGKTYLDDHKKIKANGTLMQMVAADWLRSDKREDDLAGRPGSIVQKYAAKGGPEFFFIVNIQVPGSTTYNLALYYMMSSSLEDAPLLERFVKGDDAYRNSRFKLIPYISKGSWIVKQSVGKKACLIGQALEINYFHGKNYIELGVDIGSSTVARGVVSLVLGYLNNLVIEMAFLVQANTTDELPEFLLGTCRLNHLDASKAIPVKH, encoded by the exons atgggtGGTGTTCCTGAGAATGATGAAAGCAGAATGGAAGGGTGGTTGTATTTGATAAGGTCTAATAGGTTTGGGCTGCAGTATTCAAGAAAAAGATACTTTGTTCTTCAAGATCACCTTCTTAAGAGCTTCAAATCAATCCCACCTGCCCATGACGAG GATCCTCTTAGAAGTGCAATTATAGATTCTTGCATCCGTGTGGCTGATAATGGGAGAGAGAGCATTCAAAGAAGA GTATTCTTCATTTTCACACTTTACAACACTTCCAATCACAGTGATCAACTGAAG CTGGGAGCAAGTAGTCCTGAAGAAGCAGCAAGATGGATGCATTCGATTCAGGAAGCTGCTTTAAAG GTGGACCAGAACCAAGTTGTTATTGATTCTTCCGAGCCTGATGCAAAGTCTTTGAG GTTGGACTGTTCCAGTAAAACTCATTACTCAAATTCTATTGATTGGACCCTACGTTCGTCTAGAGTTATAGATGCCATGACATCTGATGTTATTGCACCATCACCCTGGAAAATCTTTGGTTGCGAGAATG GTCTCCGgctatttaaggaagctaaagATAGAGAATCTCATGCAAAG TGGGATGACCATCCTGCTATAATGGCTGTTGGTGTCATTGATGGATCTTCTGAGGCTATTTTCCAAACATTAATGTCTCTTGGTCCTTCAAGATCTGA GTGGGATTTCTGTCTGTATAAGGGCAGTGTGATTGAACATCTTGATGGTCATACTGACATAGTTCATAAACTGTTATACCGAAATTGGCTACCTTG GGGTATGAAACCAAGGGATCTTCTTTTGCGGCGCTATTGGAGGAGGGAGGATGATGGGACATATG TTATTCTGTACCATTCTGTGTTCCACCAGAGGTGTCCTCCTCAAGTGGGCTATGTCCGTGCCTGCCTTAAAA GTGGAGGATTTGTAATTTCTCCTGTAAATCAAGGGAAGCAATCAGTAGTAAGACATATGCTTGCTATTGACTggaaattttggaaatcatATCTACAGACATCCTCTGCCCGATCCATAACAATCCGCATGCTAGGGAGACTGGCTG CTCTGAGAGAGTTGTTTAGAGCAAAACTAGGGAATAATTCAGTGTCTGATTTCTCATCTGGTGAGCTGACAAAAGAGAGTAGATTACACCAGATTGGAGAAGGTTTGAGAATTGAAGTTCCAACCAGGCTGGAGACTAGGAAGAGCATCGATGACGTAGAGGGTGAAGAAGTGGTTAAAACGCCTTCAGAACACGCAAGCCTTTTGGGATTAAATGATGCGGCAGATGAATTTTTTGATGTTCCAGAACCTTTGGATTATGATCAATCAGAAAATGGCTGGTCTTCTGATTTTAGTTCAGAAACATATTCTCAGGTA GATACACGTACACCCAAATTATCTACTGCTGCTGTTTTTGTTAAAAAGTTACATGATCTTGCAG TTCAGAAGAGGGGCTATGTGGACTTACAAGAGATGGCAAGGGAAGACAGTATGTCGTGCAACTATGGGTTCACTTTACCAAAGGATCAAACTTGTAATCTGCTTTCAAGTTGGACAGAAACAGATCCCTCTACATTTCTGATTCGTGGAAAAACTTATTTGGATGACCATAAAAAG ATCAAAGCAAATGGCACATTAATGCAAATGGTTGCCGCGGATTGGTTGAGATCTGACAAGCGAGAAGATGATCTTGCTGGCCGCCCTGGGAGCATTGTTCAG AAATATGCTGCAAAAGGAGGTCCAGAGTTCTTTTTCATAGTCAACATACAG GTGCCAGGTTCGACAACTTATAATCTGGCCCTATACTACATGATGAGTAGTTCACTGGAAGATGCACCATTGCTGGAGAGATTTGTTAAAGGGGATGATGCATACAGAAATTCAAGGTTCAAGCTCATtccatacatatctaag GGATCATGGATAGTCAAGCAGAGTGTTGGGAAGAAAGCATGCTTAATTGGTCAAGCACTGGAAATTAATTATTTCCATGGGAAGAACTACATAGAG CTTGGAGTTGATATCGGTTCATCTACTGTTGCGAGGGGTGTGGTCAGTCTTGTTCTTGGTTACCTTAACAATCTTGTCATAGAAATGGCATTTCTGGTACAG GCAAACACCACGGATGAGCTTCCAGAGTTCCTACTGGGGACTTGTCGTCTTAACCATCTGGATGCCTCTAAAGCTATCCCAGTTAAGCACTAA
- the LOC113707766 gene encoding protein ENHANCED DISEASE RESISTANCE 2-like isoform X2 — protein MGGVPENDESRMEGWLYLIRSNRFGLQYSRKRYFVLQDHLLKSFKSIPPAHDEDPLRSAIIDSCIRVADNGRESIQRRVFFIFTLYNTSNHSDQLKLGASSPEEAARWMHSIQEAALKVDQNQVVIDSSEPDAKSLRLDCSSKTHYSNSIDWTLRSSRVIDAMTSDVIAPSPWKIFGCENGLRLFKEAKDRESHAKWDDHPAIMAVGVIDGSSEAIFQTLMSLGPSRSEWDFCLYKGSVIEHLDGHTDIVHKLLYRNWLPWGMKPRDLLLRRYWRREDDGTYVILYHSVFHQRCPPQVGYVRACLKSGGFVISPVNQGKQSVVRHMLAIDWKFWKSYLQTSSARSITIRMLGRLAALRELFRAKLGNNSVSDFSSGELTKESRLHQIGEGLRIEVPTRLETRKSIDDVEGEEVVKTPSEHASLLGLNDAADEFFDVPEPLDYDQSENGWSSDFSSETYSQDTRTPKLSTAAVFVKKLHDLAVQKRGYVDLQEMAREDSMSCNYGFTLPKDQTCNLLSSWTETDPSTFLIRGKTYLDDHKKIKANGTLMQMVAADWLRSDKREDDLAGRPGSIVQKYAAKGGPEFFFIVNIQVPGSTTYNLALYYMMSSSLEDAPLLERFVKGDDAYRNSRFKLIPYISKGSWIVKQSVGKKACLIGQALEINYFHGKNYIELGVDIGSSTVARGVVSLVLGYLNNLVIEMAFLVQANTTDELPEFLLGTCRLNHLDASKAIPVKH, from the exons atgggtGGTGTTCCTGAGAATGATGAAAGCAGAATGGAAGGGTGGTTGTATTTGATAAGGTCTAATAGGTTTGGGCTGCAGTATTCAAGAAAAAGATACTTTGTTCTTCAAGATCACCTTCTTAAGAGCTTCAAATCAATCCCACCTGCCCATGACGAG GATCCTCTTAGAAGTGCAATTATAGATTCTTGCATCCGTGTGGCTGATAATGGGAGAGAGAGCATTCAAAGAAGA GTATTCTTCATTTTCACACTTTACAACACTTCCAATCACAGTGATCAACTGAAG CTGGGAGCAAGTAGTCCTGAAGAAGCAGCAAGATGGATGCATTCGATTCAGGAAGCTGCTTTAAAG GTGGACCAGAACCAAGTTGTTATTGATTCTTCCGAGCCTGATGCAAAGTCTTTGAG GTTGGACTGTTCCAGTAAAACTCATTACTCAAATTCTATTGATTGGACCCTACGTTCGTCTAGAGTTATAGATGCCATGACATCTGATGTTATTGCACCATCACCCTGGAAAATCTTTGGTTGCGAGAATG GTCTCCGgctatttaaggaagctaaagATAGAGAATCTCATGCAAAG TGGGATGACCATCCTGCTATAATGGCTGTTGGTGTCATTGATGGATCTTCTGAGGCTATTTTCCAAACATTAATGTCTCTTGGTCCTTCAAGATCTGA GTGGGATTTCTGTCTGTATAAGGGCAGTGTGATTGAACATCTTGATGGTCATACTGACATAGTTCATAAACTGTTATACCGAAATTGGCTACCTTG GGGTATGAAACCAAGGGATCTTCTTTTGCGGCGCTATTGGAGGAGGGAGGATGATGGGACATATG TTATTCTGTACCATTCTGTGTTCCACCAGAGGTGTCCTCCTCAAGTGGGCTATGTCCGTGCCTGCCTTAAAA GTGGAGGATTTGTAATTTCTCCTGTAAATCAAGGGAAGCAATCAGTAGTAAGACATATGCTTGCTATTGACTggaaattttggaaatcatATCTACAGACATCCTCTGCCCGATCCATAACAATCCGCATGCTAGGGAGACTGGCTG CTCTGAGAGAGTTGTTTAGAGCAAAACTAGGGAATAATTCAGTGTCTGATTTCTCATCTGGTGAGCTGACAAAAGAGAGTAGATTACACCAGATTGGAGAAGGTTTGAGAATTGAAGTTCCAACCAGGCTGGAGACTAGGAAGAGCATCGATGACGTAGAGGGTGAAGAAGTGGTTAAAACGCCTTCAGAACACGCAAGCCTTTTGGGATTAAATGATGCGGCAGATGAATTTTTTGATGTTCCAGAACCTTTGGATTATGATCAATCAGAAAATGGCTGGTCTTCTGATTTTAGTTCAGAAACATATTCTCAG GATACACGTACACCCAAATTATCTACTGCTGCTGTTTTTGTTAAAAAGTTACATGATCTTGCAG TTCAGAAGAGGGGCTATGTGGACTTACAAGAGATGGCAAGGGAAGACAGTATGTCGTGCAACTATGGGTTCACTTTACCAAAGGATCAAACTTGTAATCTGCTTTCAAGTTGGACAGAAACAGATCCCTCTACATTTCTGATTCGTGGAAAAACTTATTTGGATGACCATAAAAAG ATCAAAGCAAATGGCACATTAATGCAAATGGTTGCCGCGGATTGGTTGAGATCTGACAAGCGAGAAGATGATCTTGCTGGCCGCCCTGGGAGCATTGTTCAG AAATATGCTGCAAAAGGAGGTCCAGAGTTCTTTTTCATAGTCAACATACAG GTGCCAGGTTCGACAACTTATAATCTGGCCCTATACTACATGATGAGTAGTTCACTGGAAGATGCACCATTGCTGGAGAGATTTGTTAAAGGGGATGATGCATACAGAAATTCAAGGTTCAAGCTCATtccatacatatctaag GGATCATGGATAGTCAAGCAGAGTGTTGGGAAGAAAGCATGCTTAATTGGTCAAGCACTGGAAATTAATTATTTCCATGGGAAGAACTACATAGAG CTTGGAGTTGATATCGGTTCATCTACTGTTGCGAGGGGTGTGGTCAGTCTTGTTCTTGGTTACCTTAACAATCTTGTCATAGAAATGGCATTTCTGGTACAG GCAAACACCACGGATGAGCTTCCAGAGTTCCTACTGGGGACTTGTCGTCTTAACCATCTGGATGCCTCTAAAGCTATCCCAGTTAAGCACTAA
- the LOC113707766 gene encoding protein ENHANCED DISEASE RESISTANCE 2 isoform X3: MGGVPENDESRMEGWLYLIRSNRFGLQYSRKRYFVLQDHLLKSFKSIPPAHDEDPLRSAIIDSCIRVADNGRESIQRRVFFIFTLYNTSNHSDQLKLGASSPEEAARWMHSIQEAALKVDQNQVVIDSSEPDAKSLRLDCSSKTHYSNSIDWTLRSSRVIDAMTSDVIAPSPWKIFGCENGLRLFKEAKDRESHAKWDDHPAIMAVGVIDGSSEAIFQTLMSLGPSRSEGMKPRDLLLRRYWRREDDGTYVILYHSVFHQRCPPQVGYVRACLKSGGFVISPVNQGKQSVVRHMLAIDWKFWKSYLQTSSARSITIRMLGRLAALRELFRAKLGNNSVSDFSSGELTKESRLHQIGEGLRIEVPTRLETRKSIDDVEGEEVVKTPSEHASLLGLNDAADEFFDVPEPLDYDQSENGWSSDFSSETYSQVDTRTPKLSTAAVFVKKLHDLAVQKRGYVDLQEMAREDSMSCNYGFTLPKDQTCNLLSSWTETDPSTFLIRGKTYLDDHKKIKANGTLMQMVAADWLRSDKREDDLAGRPGSIVQKYAAKGGPEFFFIVNIQVPGSTTYNLALYYMMSSSLEDAPLLERFVKGDDAYRNSRFKLIPYISKGSWIVKQSVGKKACLIGQALEINYFHGKNYIELGVDIGSSTVARGVVSLVLGYLNNLVIEMAFLVQANTTDELPEFLLGTCRLNHLDASKAIPVKH; this comes from the exons atgggtGGTGTTCCTGAGAATGATGAAAGCAGAATGGAAGGGTGGTTGTATTTGATAAGGTCTAATAGGTTTGGGCTGCAGTATTCAAGAAAAAGATACTTTGTTCTTCAAGATCACCTTCTTAAGAGCTTCAAATCAATCCCACCTGCCCATGACGAG GATCCTCTTAGAAGTGCAATTATAGATTCTTGCATCCGTGTGGCTGATAATGGGAGAGAGAGCATTCAAAGAAGA GTATTCTTCATTTTCACACTTTACAACACTTCCAATCACAGTGATCAACTGAAG CTGGGAGCAAGTAGTCCTGAAGAAGCAGCAAGATGGATGCATTCGATTCAGGAAGCTGCTTTAAAG GTGGACCAGAACCAAGTTGTTATTGATTCTTCCGAGCCTGATGCAAAGTCTTTGAG GTTGGACTGTTCCAGTAAAACTCATTACTCAAATTCTATTGATTGGACCCTACGTTCGTCTAGAGTTATAGATGCCATGACATCTGATGTTATTGCACCATCACCCTGGAAAATCTTTGGTTGCGAGAATG GTCTCCGgctatttaaggaagctaaagATAGAGAATCTCATGCAAAG TGGGATGACCATCCTGCTATAATGGCTGTTGGTGTCATTGATGGATCTTCTGAGGCTATTTTCCAAACATTAATGTCTCTTGGTCCTTCAAGATCTGA GGGTATGAAACCAAGGGATCTTCTTTTGCGGCGCTATTGGAGGAGGGAGGATGATGGGACATATG TTATTCTGTACCATTCTGTGTTCCACCAGAGGTGTCCTCCTCAAGTGGGCTATGTCCGTGCCTGCCTTAAAA GTGGAGGATTTGTAATTTCTCCTGTAAATCAAGGGAAGCAATCAGTAGTAAGACATATGCTTGCTATTGACTggaaattttggaaatcatATCTACAGACATCCTCTGCCCGATCCATAACAATCCGCATGCTAGGGAGACTGGCTG CTCTGAGAGAGTTGTTTAGAGCAAAACTAGGGAATAATTCAGTGTCTGATTTCTCATCTGGTGAGCTGACAAAAGAGAGTAGATTACACCAGATTGGAGAAGGTTTGAGAATTGAAGTTCCAACCAGGCTGGAGACTAGGAAGAGCATCGATGACGTAGAGGGTGAAGAAGTGGTTAAAACGCCTTCAGAACACGCAAGCCTTTTGGGATTAAATGATGCGGCAGATGAATTTTTTGATGTTCCAGAACCTTTGGATTATGATCAATCAGAAAATGGCTGGTCTTCTGATTTTAGTTCAGAAACATATTCTCAGGTA GATACACGTACACCCAAATTATCTACTGCTGCTGTTTTTGTTAAAAAGTTACATGATCTTGCAG TTCAGAAGAGGGGCTATGTGGACTTACAAGAGATGGCAAGGGAAGACAGTATGTCGTGCAACTATGGGTTCACTTTACCAAAGGATCAAACTTGTAATCTGCTTTCAAGTTGGACAGAAACAGATCCCTCTACATTTCTGATTCGTGGAAAAACTTATTTGGATGACCATAAAAAG ATCAAAGCAAATGGCACATTAATGCAAATGGTTGCCGCGGATTGGTTGAGATCTGACAAGCGAGAAGATGATCTTGCTGGCCGCCCTGGGAGCATTGTTCAG AAATATGCTGCAAAAGGAGGTCCAGAGTTCTTTTTCATAGTCAACATACAG GTGCCAGGTTCGACAACTTATAATCTGGCCCTATACTACATGATGAGTAGTTCACTGGAAGATGCACCATTGCTGGAGAGATTTGTTAAAGGGGATGATGCATACAGAAATTCAAGGTTCAAGCTCATtccatacatatctaag GGATCATGGATAGTCAAGCAGAGTGTTGGGAAGAAAGCATGCTTAATTGGTCAAGCACTGGAAATTAATTATTTCCATGGGAAGAACTACATAGAG CTTGGAGTTGATATCGGTTCATCTACTGTTGCGAGGGGTGTGGTCAGTCTTGTTCTTGGTTACCTTAACAATCTTGTCATAGAAATGGCATTTCTGGTACAG GCAAACACCACGGATGAGCTTCCAGAGTTCCTACTGGGGACTTGTCGTCTTAACCATCTGGATGCCTCTAAAGCTATCCCAGTTAAGCACTAA